Part of the Limihaloglobus sulfuriphilus genome is shown below.
ATAATATCAAAAAGCGGGGCATGGTACAACTACGGCGAGATCAAACTCGGACAAGGCAGGGATAAAGCCGTAGCCCTTCTAAAAGACAATCCGGAGCTTGAAGCCGAAGTAAAACACAAAGTACTTGAATCCAAAGGGCTGATCAAGAAAGAAGAATAGGCTGTTTTAACTGCGGGTTCAATATTTAGTCTTAGCTGATTACAGAAACCTGTAATAATGCAGTAATTTCGGTTTTAACATTTAACTAACGATTTACTAATAAAAAACTAACACTAAATTCCGAAATCCTGTTATAATGCTGACATTATGACAAAAATAAGGATACTTACAGTTGAGGACGAGCCGGATGTTTTGGAGCTGCTTAGCTACAACCTTGAGCAGGCTGATTACGAAGTAATACCGGCCGTAAATGGTCTCGAGGCCATTGAAAAGGCAGTTTCTGAGCTTCCGGATCTCATACTGCTGGATTTAATGCTGCCGGTGCTTGACGGTTTTGAGGTGTGCAAGGTTGTAAGGGCGCGGCCTGAGACAAAGGATACCCGTATTATCATGCTTACAGCCAGAAGCCAGGAAGAGGACATTGTCAAAGGGCTTGAATTAGGCGCTGATGATTATATCACAAAGCCATTCAGCCCCAAAGTTCTGCTGGCCCGTATAAGTTCCGTTTTAAGAAGAAGCTCACGAGATAAACCGCAGGTACAGACTCAAAATGAAAACCTGCTTACAAGCGGGCGGATAGCTATAGACACCCTT
Proteins encoded:
- a CDS encoding response regulator: MTKIRILTVEDEPDVLELLSYNLEQADYEVIPAVNGLEAIEKAVSELPDLILLDLMLPVLDGFEVCKVVRARPETKDTRIIMLTARSQEEDIVKGLELGADDYITKPFSPKVLLARISSVLRRSSRDKPQVQTQNENLLTSGRIAIDTLRHKVTSCGETVELTSSEFKLLKFLMTHPGWVFTRYQIVDAVHGEDYPVTDRSVDVMIVGLRKKLGDEGEAIETVRGVGYRFRESLS